A stretch of Paenibacillus mucilaginosus 3016 DNA encodes these proteins:
- a CDS encoding NAD-dependent epimerase/dehydratase family protein: MEHSKRLLITGAGGRIGSCLAEGLRAHGGYEVVAADLKEDKTAGILQLDVTDGERLNELAQGVDTIMHFAWAKDEGDFLGKVLPVNVTGAYHVYEAARLNGVKRVIFASSNHATGFYEVGEDVMPDEPYRPDSFYGLSKCYIELLGRYYADKYGVSSINLRIGNFPGDDQPHSERAAHIFISERDMISLAVCCIEAGPEIDFLSLYGTSANTDNYYDIGYLEELIGYKPQDDGRTLLEEARRRHVKIKDDETCFQGGAVEKEQPQDRR; the protein is encoded by the coding sequence ATGGAGCATTCCAAACGGCTGCTGATTACCGGAGCGGGAGGAAGGATCGGAAGCTGTCTGGCGGAAGGCCTGAGAGCCCATGGCGGTTATGAGGTGGTGGCGGCCGACCTGAAAGAGGACAAGACGGCGGGCATCCTGCAGCTCGATGTGACCGACGGGGAGCGGCTGAACGAGCTGGCGCAGGGTGTGGATACGATTATGCATTTTGCATGGGCGAAGGATGAAGGGGACTTTCTCGGTAAAGTGCTGCCGGTGAATGTCACCGGGGCGTACCATGTATACGAGGCGGCCCGGCTGAACGGGGTGAAGCGGGTGATCTTCGCCTCCTCGAACCATGCAACGGGCTTCTATGAAGTCGGGGAAGACGTCATGCCGGACGAGCCATACCGCCCGGACAGCTTCTACGGGCTCAGCAAATGCTACATCGAGCTCCTCGGCCGTTATTATGCGGACAAGTACGGCGTGTCGTCCATCAATCTGCGGATCGGGAACTTCCCGGGTGACGACCAGCCTCATTCGGAGCGGGCCGCCCATATTTTTATCTCGGAGCGGGATATGATCTCCCTGGCGGTATGCTGTATCGAAGCGGGTCCGGAGATCGATTTCCTGAGCCTGTACGGGACCTCGGCGAATACGGACAACTATTACGACATCGGCTATCTGGAGGAGCTGATCGGCTATAAGCCGCAGGATGACGGCCGGACACTGCTGGAGGAGGCGAGGCGCCGGCATGTGAAGATCAAGGACGATGAGACCTGCTTCCAGGGTGGAGCGGTAGAGAAGGAGCAGCCGCAGGATAGGCGATAG
- a CDS encoding DinB family protein yields the protein MENNRQIRSNIWNTVEDLSDMQINTRVEEGKWTIAQVLEHLYLMEKAITASMSRELNGGEIRPAEEKNFFLTLDRSRSVPAPAPLVPAEGFYTMNELKDKLGESRRTLEELLAGIPDEELAQRSFLHPVFGLMDLRQWLTFIGVHEQRHWGQIEELKMGLPPEE from the coding sequence ATGGAGAATAACCGGCAGATTCGGAGCAACATCTGGAATACCGTCGAGGACCTGAGCGACATGCAGATCAACACCCGGGTAGAGGAAGGCAAATGGACGATCGCCCAGGTGCTTGAGCATCTCTATCTGATGGAGAAGGCCATCACGGCATCAATGAGCCGCGAGCTGAACGGAGGCGAGATTCGTCCTGCGGAGGAGAAGAACTTCTTCCTTACCCTCGACCGCAGCCGCTCGGTACCGGCTCCTGCGCCGCTCGTGCCGGCCGAGGGCTTCTATACGATGAACGAGCTGAAAGACAAGCTGGGGGAATCCAGGAGGACGCTCGAGGAGCTGCTTGCCGGCATTCCGGATGAGGAGCTCGCACAGAGGTCCTTCCTCCATCCGGTGTTCGGGCTCATGGACCTGAGGCAGTGGCTGACGTTCATCGGCGTGCACGAGCAGCGGCACTGGGGACAGATCGAGGAACTGAAGATGGGACTGCCTCCGGAGGAATAA
- a CDS encoding GGDEF domain-containing protein — translation MTLNKSKGPEETLPRWNRKLLNAYWFFVISMTAGETANLFLAESPAWEFIVQSIVRPTLLFVAIMALSEWGYRKLSMSSPLIVIFTGHLLITVGVWVHAVVDSILLIYVLPLLVSVFYFQKKYVYLASALNLASFLLLYLLNPILYERTSGVEVMTTVLLLGYGSPYVAAKIMDRGVDLMRDLKTDALTGLYNHITFHGFLDRALERQQAGAGGAMLAVMDIDHFKSVNDTYGHRAGDFVLRRVAAIIQSRIGPDDTAARYGGEEFALLMPSRSEQEAYALCEDIRLQLAAAAHQELDGRAVTISVGLCRLRPGMDKEAWFQRADALLYRAKREGRNRTVREDDPGGA, via the coding sequence ATGACATTGAACAAGAGCAAGGGGCCGGAGGAGACCCTGCCGCGTTGGAACCGCAAGCTCCTCAATGCCTATTGGTTTTTTGTCATCTCCATGACGGCGGGCGAGACGGCAAACCTCTTTTTGGCGGAATCGCCGGCGTGGGAGTTTATCGTGCAGTCCATTGTGCGCCCTACCCTGCTTTTCGTTGCGATCATGGCTCTGAGCGAATGGGGTTACCGAAAACTCAGTATGTCCAGTCCCTTGATCGTGATCTTCACGGGCCATCTGCTCATTACCGTGGGCGTGTGGGTGCATGCGGTGGTGGACAGCATTCTGCTGATCTACGTGCTGCCACTGCTTGTGTCGGTTTTTTACTTTCAGAAAAAGTATGTCTACCTTGCCAGCGCATTGAATCTGGCATCCTTCCTCCTGCTGTATCTCCTCAATCCCATTCTCTATGAGCGGACTTCGGGCGTGGAGGTTATGACCACCGTGCTTCTTCTGGGTTATGGCAGTCCTTATGTAGCGGCCAAGATCATGGACCGCGGTGTCGATCTCATGCGGGACCTCAAGACGGACGCGCTTACGGGATTATACAACCATATTACCTTCCACGGGTTCCTGGACCGCGCCTTGGAGCGACAGCAGGCCGGGGCGGGCGGTGCCATGCTAGCCGTGATGGACATCGATCACTTCAAAAGCGTGAACGACACGTACGGGCACCGGGCAGGGGACTTCGTGCTGCGGCGCGTGGCGGCGATCATCCAAAGCCGCATCGGTCCGGATGATACAGCGGCCCGGTACGGGGGCGAAGAGTTCGCGCTCTTGATGCCGTCGAGGTCCGAGCAGGAGGCTTATGCGCTGTGTGAGGACATCCGCCTGCAGCTTGCGGCTGCGGCTCATCAGGAGCTCGACGGCCGGGCGGTCACGATCTCGGTCGGCCTCTGCAGGCTGAGACCGGGGATGGACAAGGAGGCCTGGTTCCAGAGGGCGGATGCGCTGCTGTACCGTGCCAAGCGGGAGGGCCGCAACCGGACAGTGAGAGAGGACGACCCCGGGGGCGCCTGA
- a CDS encoding SDR family oxidoreductase, producing the protein MDKSGRHAVVTGANSGMGLAASAALAQRGFRVTMVCRSRERGEQALKEAISLSGSEELELMLCDLGSLRSIRAFAADFRAKYDKLDVLLNNAGVFALKREFTEDGFESMMGVNHLGHFLLTHLLLKPLLQAPQGRIVVVSSGAHRAGKIHWDDPFLSRGFNFWKGYAQSKLANVLFTKELARRLAGSGVTANCLHPGAVATSIGVDRRTGFGRSVLRMLKPVFLTPAEGASTAVYLAVSEEAAGVSGEYYYKQKPAPVSRLAADPEAAGRLWAWSEKAVGLT; encoded by the coding sequence GTGGACAAAAGCGGCAGACATGCGGTGGTCACAGGAGCGAATTCAGGGATGGGGTTGGCCGCATCGGCAGCACTGGCGCAGCGCGGCTTCCGGGTGACGATGGTATGCCGGAGCCGGGAGCGGGGGGAGCAGGCGCTGAAAGAGGCCATCTCTCTCAGCGGATCGGAGGAGCTGGAGCTGATGCTCTGCGATCTCGGCTCGCTGCGGAGCATTCGCGCCTTCGCCGCCGACTTCCGGGCAAAGTACGACAAGCTGGACGTGCTCCTCAATAATGCGGGCGTCTTTGCCTTGAAGCGGGAGTTCACGGAAGACGGCTTCGAATCGATGATGGGCGTCAACCATCTGGGGCATTTCCTGCTGACGCACCTGCTGCTGAAGCCTCTGCTGCAGGCGCCCCAAGGACGGATCGTCGTTGTATCCTCGGGCGCGCACCGCGCAGGAAAGATACATTGGGACGATCCGTTCCTGAGCCGGGGCTTCAACTTCTGGAAGGGGTACGCGCAGTCGAAGCTGGCGAACGTTCTCTTCACGAAGGAGCTTGCCCGCAGGCTGGCCGGCAGCGGGGTCACGGCGAACTGCCTGCATCCGGGGGCCGTGGCGACGAGCATCGGCGTGGACCGGAGGACCGGCTTTGGCCGAAGCGTACTGCGGATGCTGAAGCCGGTCTTCCTTACGCCGGCCGAAGGGGCCTCCACGGCCGTTTATCTCGCGGTAAGCGAGGAAGCCGCCGGTGTCTCCGGCGAATATTACTACAAACAAAAACCGGCCCCCGTCTCCCGCTTGGCCGCCGATCCGGAAGCGGCAGGGAGACTGTGGGCCTGGAGCGAAAAGGCAGTGGGACTAACATGA
- a CDS encoding glycoside hydrolase family 18 protein: MQIHVVQPGQTLFRLSQAYDVTVQELADANEIPVGRSLVVGQALVIPIVGRYYWVRAGDTLTSIAARFGTTPARLAQVNGLNAGQPLRVGLRLYIPPGPKRTAEFNAYLEPRGDEVSPRLTQSAREAAPYLTYLAPFSFRINRNGTLQPPPLDNLRRIAQAQGVTLMMVVTNLENDQFSADLGRVILTNETLQNTLLDNILRTARLLGFRDIHFDIEHLRPVDREAYNNFLRKAADRIHQQGYLMSTALAPKTSAAQTGEWYTAHDYKAHGEIADFVVIMTYEWGYSGGPAMPVSPIREVRRVLEYALTEMPGSKIMMGQNLYGYDWTLPFVPGGAYAKALSPQQAIELAHREQVSIEYDYTAQAPHFSYWDNNRKQHIVWFEDARSIQAKFNLVKELGLRGVSYWKLGLPFPQNWLLIQDNFTVVKR; the protein is encoded by the coding sequence ATGCAGATTCATGTGGTTCAGCCGGGCCAGACGCTCTTCCGGCTGTCGCAGGCCTATGATGTAACGGTGCAGGAGCTTGCAGATGCCAATGAAATCCCGGTCGGCAGGTCACTGGTAGTAGGACAGGCACTCGTTATTCCCATCGTCGGACGCTACTACTGGGTGCGGGCCGGGGATACGCTGACCTCGATTGCCGCACGATTCGGCACGACACCCGCCAGGCTGGCCCAGGTCAACGGGTTGAACGCGGGGCAGCCGCTGAGGGTCGGCCTCCGGCTCTACATTCCGCCGGGTCCGAAGCGCACGGCGGAATTCAACGCCTATCTGGAGCCGCGCGGGGACGAGGTCTCCCCGAGGCTCACTCAGTCGGCCCGTGAAGCCGCTCCCTACCTGACCTACCTGGCGCCGTTCTCCTTCCGCATCAACCGCAACGGCACCCTGCAGCCTCCCCCGCTCGATAACCTGAGACGGATCGCCCAGGCTCAGGGCGTTACGCTGATGATGGTCGTCACCAATTTGGAGAACGACCAGTTCAGCGCCGATCTCGGCCGGGTCATTCTGACGAACGAGACGCTCCAGAACACGCTGCTCGACAACATCCTGCGGACTGCACGGCTGCTCGGCTTCCGCGACATCCACTTTGATATCGAGCACCTGCGCCCCGTCGACCGGGAAGCTTACAACAACTTCCTCCGCAAGGCGGCGGACCGGATCCACCAGCAGGGCTATCTCATGTCCACGGCCCTGGCCCCCAAGACCAGCGCCGCCCAGACCGGCGAATGGTACACCGCCCATGATTACAAGGCGCATGGCGAGATCGCCGACTTCGTCGTCATCATGACCTACGAATGGGGCTACAGCGGAGGGCCGGCCATGCCCGTCTCCCCGATCCGCGAGGTGCGGCGGGTGCTCGAATACGCACTGACGGAGATGCCCGGCTCCAAGATCATGATGGGCCAGAACCTGTACGGCTACGACTGGACGCTTCCTTTCGTTCCCGGCGGGGCTTACGCCAAGGCGCTCAGCCCCCAGCAGGCCATTGAGCTCGCCCACCGGGAGCAGGTGTCGATCGAATACGATTACACCGCCCAGGCTCCGCATTTCAGCTACTGGGATAACAACCGCAAGCAGCATATCGTCTGGTTCGAAGACGCGCGGTCCATCCAGGCCAAGTTCAACCTGGTCAAAGAGCTCGGTCTGCGTGGGGTAAGCTACTGGAAGCTCGGTCTGCCGTTCCCGCAGAACTGGCTGCTCATCCAGGATAACTTCACCGTGGTCAAAAGATAA
- a CDS encoding SPW repeat protein, which produces MTQRSSLVALIGLWFIMAPWIMGFAGSSGALWSSVIGGGVLLLSSLLGYGKSGWDSLFNWISLLSGVWLMIFAMAFPFPLLQASLYLLLGLAAVLLTFYNMEGR; this is translated from the coding sequence ATGACTCAACGCAGCTCGCTCGTGGCACTGATCGGCCTGTGGTTCATCATGGCTCCGTGGATTATGGGCTTTGCCGGCAGCAGTGGTGCACTCTGGTCTTCCGTTATCGGAGGCGGTGTCCTGCTCCTGTCCAGTCTGCTTGGCTACGGCAAATCCGGCTGGGATTCGCTCTTCAACTGGATTTCGCTGCTGTCGGGCGTCTGGCTTATGATTTTTGCCATGGCGTTCCCCTTCCCGCTCCTGCAGGCTTCGCTCTATCTCCTGCTCGGCCTCGCCGCCGTTCTCCTGACCTTCTACAACATGGAAGGCCGGTAA
- the infC gene encoding translation initiation factor IF-3, with translation MMIMNEKIKAAEVELTGLDGESLGVVSRDEALAMAKKLKVDLVCTSLMSSPPPCRLIGRGAAKEAQQKEKRAAGGGAPAKVKELRLTPHIEEHDYETKQRQAEKLLASGHAVQLVVKTGSAKESAAAKALLERLLKDLAPAGSGESGIQVSGKGAQVKVNPQ, from the coding sequence ATGATGATCATGAATGAGAAAATCAAGGCGGCGGAAGTGGAGCTGACCGGCCTCGACGGCGAATCGCTCGGCGTCGTCTCCCGGGACGAGGCGCTGGCGATGGCGAAAAAGCTGAAGGTGGACCTCGTCTGCACCTCGCTGATGAGCTCCCCGCCTCCCTGCCGGCTGATCGGCAGAGGAGCGGCCAAGGAGGCGCAGCAGAAGGAGAAACGGGCCGCCGGCGGCGGAGCGCCGGCCAAGGTGAAGGAGCTGCGGCTGACCCCGCATATCGAGGAACACGACTATGAGACGAAGCAGCGACAGGCGGAGAAGCTGCTTGCTTCAGGTCATGCCGTACAGCTCGTGGTCAAAACCGGCTCCGCCAAGGAAAGTGCGGCGGCCAAAGCGCTGCTGGAGCGGCTGCTGAAGGATCTGGCCCCGGCGGGCAGCGGGGAGTCCGGCATCCAGGTCAGCGGCAAGGGGGCGCAGGTCAAAGTCAACCCGCAGTAA
- the uvsE gene encoding UV DNA damage repair endonuclease UvsE — MEIRIGYVSMALAIFNNTPSSTFTYKLFSQRPREEAMQRAIEVGRKNLEATRRILYYNAAHGIRLFRLSSSLIPLATHPEVLIDVGEVYKKELAELGGFARRHDIRLSMHPNQFTLLNGKDPVVEAAIRDLEYHAALLDGMGLDDSAVINIHVGGVYGDKASAMERLYEKFPEVPAPVAARMTFENDDKTYTLLETLEVCERLGRPMMLDLHHDWCNPSGTDPLDVLGRIRATWGGRPMKIHVSSPKEEKDFRSHADYINPEPLAAFLRGCREAGMERIDVMVEAKMKDLAALRLAEDLGKIRGLKRTDGGMLKW, encoded by the coding sequence ATGGAGATCCGGATCGGCTACGTCTCAATGGCGCTTGCCATCTTCAATAACACCCCCAGCTCCACCTTCACCTACAAGCTGTTCTCCCAGCGGCCCCGGGAGGAGGCCATGCAGCGGGCGATCGAGGTCGGCCGCAAGAACCTCGAGGCGACGCGGCGCATTCTCTATTACAACGCGGCCCACGGGATCCGGCTCTTCCGTCTCTCCTCCTCCCTCATCCCGCTGGCCACCCACCCGGAAGTCCTGATCGATGTGGGGGAAGTGTACAAGAAGGAGCTGGCGGAGCTCGGCGGGTTCGCCCGCCGCCATGACATCCGCCTCTCCATGCATCCCAACCAGTTCACCCTTCTGAACGGCAAAGATCCGGTCGTGGAAGCGGCCATCCGCGACCTCGAATACCATGCGGCCCTGCTGGACGGCATGGGTCTGGACGATTCGGCGGTGATCAACATTCACGTGGGCGGGGTTTACGGGGACAAGGCCTCCGCCATGGAACGCCTGTATGAGAAATTTCCGGAAGTGCCTGCTCCTGTGGCGGCGCGGATGACCTTCGAGAATGATGACAAAACCTACACCCTCCTGGAGACGCTGGAGGTCTGTGAACGGCTCGGCCGCCCGATGATGCTCGACCTTCACCACGACTGGTGCAACCCCTCCGGCACGGATCCGCTGGACGTTCTCGGGAGAATCCGTGCCACGTGGGGCGGGCGTCCGATGAAGATTCATGTCTCCTCCCCGAAAGAGGAGAAAGACTTCCGCTCCCATGCCGACTATATTAACCCGGAGCCGCTGGCCGCCTTCCTTCGCGGCTGCCGGGAGGCGGGGATGGAACGGATCGACGTCATGGTCGAAGCCAAGATGAAAGACCTGGCCGCCCTTCGTCTGGCTGAGGATCTGGGCAAGATCCGGGGCCTGAAGCGGACGGACGGCGGTATGCTGAAGTGGTAA
- the hprK gene encoding HPr(Ser) kinase/phosphatase — MNTVTVQQLVDRFSLEVLAGKDQLHRTIAKTRVYRPGLEFAGYYDFFSHAHVQILGRKEINYLHKLTEEERNLRIGNVVKYHPPCFVVTRGQEGLKYLKKYCEEEGIPLLRTGEATSKVMPMMDIYLAKELAEEAAIHGVCVNVSGIGILLRGKSGVGKSETAHTLIRRGHRLVADDIVVLKKISPETIIGTHNGKTKEFLALRSIGLINVSRLYGRKAFQDETRIVLDIELTKWQENALNNELELEPKYTEYMDVKIPHIEIQLQPGRDVAGLVEAAANNWYLRQQGYSAAEDFMKRLQSED, encoded by the coding sequence GTGAATACCGTAACCGTTCAGCAGCTGGTGGACCGTTTCTCGCTGGAGGTGCTTGCGGGCAAGGACCAGCTGCACCGCACGATCGCGAAAACCCGGGTGTACCGGCCGGGCCTCGAGTTTGCCGGCTATTATGATTTTTTCTCCCATGCGCATGTACAGATCCTGGGCCGCAAGGAGATTAACTACCTGCACAAGCTCACGGAAGAAGAACGGAATCTGCGCATCGGCAACGTGGTCAAATACCATCCGCCCTGCTTCGTGGTGACCCGGGGCCAGGAGGGGCTCAAGTACCTGAAGAAATACTGCGAGGAAGAGGGCATTCCCTTGCTCCGCACGGGAGAGGCGACGAGCAAGGTGATGCCGATGATGGATATCTACCTGGCCAAGGAGCTGGCCGAGGAAGCCGCCATCCACGGGGTATGCGTCAATGTGTCCGGTATCGGCATCCTGCTGCGCGGCAAATCGGGCGTCGGCAAGAGCGAGACCGCCCATACGCTCATCCGCCGGGGACATCGGCTGGTCGCGGACGATATCGTCGTACTCAAGAAGATCTCGCCGGAGACGATCATCGGCACCCACAACGGCAAGACGAAGGAGTTCCTGGCCCTGCGGAGCATCGGGCTCATCAATGTCTCCAGGCTGTACGGGCGCAAGGCGTTCCAGGATGAGACGCGGATCGTGCTCGACATCGAGCTGACGAAGTGGCAGGAGAATGCGCTGAACAACGAGCTGGAGCTCGAACCGAAATACACCGAGTACATGGATGTGAAAATCCCGCATATTGAAATTCAGCTGCAGCCGGGACGCGACGTCGCCGGACTGGTGGAAGCCGCGGCCAATAACTGGTATCTGCGCCAGCAGGGCTACAGTGCGGCGGAGGATTTCATGAAGCGTCTGCAGAGCGAGGATTGA
- a CDS encoding fumarylacetoacetate hydrolase family protein, whose protein sequence is MIYGRDVTRKVICIGPNFRAFREEKGITNDGELSLSLKSPESLTFGDTVRVSREMGAFICEVEMAVIIGRDAKNVSEDEAASVIAGYAIANDMTAADHFGDGRLKMYDEMTPIGPMVELRDPSDVELELWVNGQRIQQGHTSEMLFAPLWQVAHLSRIMTLRRGDVILSGTPANPQVCQPGDRIELRSPQLGTLSHTVVVEP, encoded by the coding sequence GTGATCTACGGACGTGACGTAACGAGAAAGGTTATTTGTATCGGCCCGAATTTCCGGGCGTTCCGGGAAGAGAAGGGGATAACCAATGACGGGGAGCTGTCCCTGTCGCTGAAATCGCCCGAGAGTCTTACCTTCGGCGATACCGTTCGGGTATCCCGGGAGATGGGGGCGTTCATCTGCGAAGTCGAGATGGCGGTCATTATCGGCCGGGATGCGAAGAATGTCAGCGAAGATGAGGCCGCATCGGTCATCGCCGGCTATGCCATCGCCAACGACATGACGGCAGCCGACCATTTTGGTGACGGTCGCTTGAAGATGTATGATGAAATGACCCCGATCGGACCGATGGTGGAGCTCCGCGATCCTTCGGATGTGGAGCTCGAGCTGTGGGTGAACGGTCAGCGGATCCAGCAGGGGCATACGTCGGAGATGCTCTTTGCGCCTCTGTGGCAGGTCGCCCATCTCTCCCGGATCATGACGCTCCGCAGGGGAGACGTCATCTTGTCCGGTACGCCGGCGAACCCGCAGGTGTGCCAGCCGGGAGATCGGATCGAGCTCCGCAGTCCGCAGCTCGGCACGCTAAGTCATACCGTCGTGGTGGAGCCTTGA
- a CDS encoding WGxxGxxG family protein, with protein MLKTLRVTCLTVALATSLGTAALASDGAAGTTDSGMTGSSTSTSSTGTMNSTGSGTSTSGTDSTSGTSTMSGSDSTSGGINTNSGIDGTSDGTSSGGTSNNLSGTSGTGTGYNQTSAADDDGMDWGWLGLLGLAGLMGLRGRERDRDHDTYTTTTTTNGSVTGREKAR; from the coding sequence ATGTTGAAAACATTGCGCGTAACCTGCCTGACCGTAGCACTGGCCACTTCTCTGGGAACAGCAGCCCTGGCGTCCGATGGAGCAGCAGGGACGACAGACTCCGGAATGACGGGCAGCAGCACAAGTACCAGCAGCACCGGCACCATGAATAGCACAGGCTCGGGTACTTCGACAAGCGGCACAGACAGCACGTCCGGTACCAGCACGATGAGCGGCTCCGACAGCACGTCCGGCGGCATCAACACCAACAGCGGCATCGACGGTACAAGTGACGGCACATCCAGCGGCGGCACTTCCAATAACCTGAGCGGTACAAGCGGTACGGGCACCGGCTATAACCAAACCTCTGCCGCAGACGATGACGGCATGGATTGGGGCTGGCTCGGCCTGCTGGGTCTCGCCGGTCTGATGGGTCTGCGCGGCCGTGAGAGAGACCGCGACCATGACACTTACACGACAACGACGACCACCAACGGCTCCGTAACCGGCAGAGAAAAAGCACGTTAA
- a CDS encoding KGG domain-containing protein translates to MAENNDNKMSREEAGRKGGEATARTHDKEFYQEIGRKGGEATAESHDKEFYQEIGEKGGEARARQRQES, encoded by the coding sequence ATGGCAGAGAACAACGACAACAAGATGAGCCGTGAAGAAGCAGGTCGTAAGGGCGGCGAAGCTACGGCAAGGACGCATGACAAGGAGTTCTATCAGGAGATTGGTCGCAAAGGCGGCGAAGCTACCGCAGAATCCCATGACAAGGAGTTCTACCAGGAGATTGGGGAGAAGGGCGGCGAAGCCCGTGCCCGCCAGCGTCAGGAGAGCTGA
- a CDS encoding DUF2512 family protein yields MDLDKLLIKLAGNGFIVVLFLMMLTDASFLGALVTALLLSIVAWFLGDRFLLPRSSNVIATAADGVLAAMVLWAAARIAPWEMSVPKLIGLVVILGAFEALFHFFLQRRDPYYRGEAGRAKA; encoded by the coding sequence ATGGATCTGGACAAGCTGCTGATCAAACTGGCAGGCAACGGCTTCATTGTCGTCCTGTTCCTGATGATGCTGACGGATGCGTCGTTCCTCGGAGCCCTGGTCACCGCCCTGCTGCTTTCCATTGTGGCGTGGTTCTTAGGCGACCGCTTCCTTCTTCCGAGAAGCAGCAATGTGATCGCAACAGCCGCCGACGGCGTGCTGGCCGCCATGGTCCTGTGGGCCGCCGCACGGATCGCCCCCTGGGAGATGTCCGTGCCCAAGCTCATCGGTCTGGTCGTCATCCTGGGCGCTTTCGAAGCCCTGTTCCACTTCTTCCTGCAGCGCCGTGACCCGTATTACCGCGGCGAGGCAGGCCGTGCCAAGGCCTAA
- a CDS encoding VOC family protein: MKFITIRTNPDRLSSGIRLQFIELYYGGRNRPQPVKRPVGFPHLCLEAESVEAMAAHLCSHGVTLSVEPQMGKDRNWQCRVHSPDGNRLEFMQLDPQSPQARCGRGGRG; encoded by the coding sequence TTGAAATTCATAACGATCAGGACGAACCCCGATCGTCTATCTTCAGGTATCCGGCTGCAGTTCATCGAGCTGTACTACGGCGGCCGGAACCGCCCGCAGCCCGTCAAACGCCCGGTCGGCTTCCCGCACCTCTGCCTGGAGGCCGAGAGCGTTGAAGCCATGGCCGCCCACCTGTGCAGCCATGGCGTGACGCTCAGTGTCGAGCCCCAGATGGGCAAAGACCGCAACTGGCAGTGCCGGGTCCACTCCCCGGACGGCAACCGCCTCGAATTCATGCAGCTCGACCCGCAGTCGCCCCAGGCCAGGTGCGGACGGGGCGGGCGGGGTTAG
- a CDS encoding GIY-YIG nuclease family protein yields the protein MPFVFQAAVYPERPGCYIMKNEAGRILYVGKSKNLRSRLRSYFQTNHKRKRLRQLVEEIASIEVMLVNNEAESLLLENNLIKIHKPPFNRALKKDNSGYAYLHMTAERLPRLDVYYRDRRPSAVRAASAASGEKKPETPDKEQRFGPYRSSRFRNAVMEFVADHYRLRTCTTMPKRVCLLYHIGRCSGVCEGKISEEEYRETARQAAELLLRHGDDLIAAMYGKMEYYAERLQFEEAASMLRHIRVLEQMPAKQIVDREALVDQDVLYFGEERVLVGKVQEGMLRDFDLLPLDQGLGDAACDRFLVSRYSAERPHELIVNRICDPRMVRSLLHRGGGPPVKITQPKRGLKYELLQLCKENYEYRLQRELQGC from the coding sequence ATGCCGTTCGTCTTCCAGGCCGCTGTCTATCCCGAACGTCCCGGCTGCTACATCATGAAGAATGAGGCGGGGCGCATATTGTATGTCGGCAAGTCCAAGAATCTGCGGAGCCGTCTGCGCTCCTACTTCCAGACCAACCACAAGCGCAAGAGGCTGCGCCAGCTCGTCGAGGAGATTGCTTCGATTGAAGTCATGCTCGTCAACAACGAGGCGGAGAGCCTGCTGCTCGAAAATAACCTGATCAAGATCCACAAGCCGCCGTTCAACCGTGCGCTGAAGAAGGACAACTCCGGGTACGCTTATCTGCACATGACGGCTGAGCGGCTGCCCCGTCTGGACGTGTACTACCGCGACCGACGGCCCTCGGCCGTCCGTGCGGCATCGGCCGCTTCCGGAGAGAAGAAGCCGGAGACACCGGATAAGGAGCAGCGCTTCGGCCCCTACCGGAGCTCGCGCTTTCGCAATGCGGTCATGGAGTTCGTCGCCGACCACTACCGTCTGCGGACCTGCACCACGATGCCGAAGCGCGTCTGCCTGCTCTACCATATCGGGCGCTGCAGCGGCGTCTGCGAAGGGAAGATCTCCGAGGAGGAATACCGAGAAACGGCCCGCCAGGCCGCTGAGCTGCTGCTGCGCCACGGAGATGATCTGATCGCCGCCATGTACGGCAAGATGGAATATTATGCGGAGCGGCTTCAATTCGAAGAGGCCGCCTCCATGCTGCGGCATATCCGGGTGCTCGAGCAGATGCCCGCCAAGCAGATTGTCGACCGCGAAGCCCTGGTCGATCAGGATGTGCTGTATTTCGGCGAAGAGCGCGTTCTCGTCGGCAAAGTACAGGAGGGCATGCTCCGGGACTTCGACCTGCTTCCGCTGGATCAGGGGCTGGGCGATGCCGCCTGTGACAGGTTCCTCGTCTCCCGCTATTCGGCGGAGCGGCCTCACGAGCTCATCGTCAACCGGATCTGCGACCCCCGCATGGTGCGCTCGCTGCTCCACCGGGGGGGCGGCCCGCCGGTCAAGATTACGCAGCCGAAGCGGGGACTGAAGTACGAGCTGCTGCAGCTGTGCAAGGAGAATTACGAGTACCGCCTGCAGCGGGAGCTGCAGGGATGTTAG